The genomic window TCGCCGAGTGGAACTCCGCCTGCAGATCAGCCAACAGATCCAAAATCTGCGCCTGCACGGTCACATCCAACGCCGTCGTCGGCTCATCCGCGATCAACAGATCCGGATCGTTCACCAACGCCATCGCGATCATCACCCGCTGCCGCATCCCACCCGAAAACTCATGCGGAAACTGATCGAACCGCCGCGCCGGCTGCGGAATCCCCACCCGACCCAACATGTCCACCGCCCGCTGCCGGGCCTCCCGCTTCCCCGCCCGCGGGTGATGCACCCGGTACGCCTCCGCGATCTGCCGCCCCACCGTGTAGTACGGATGCAGCGCCGACAACGGATCCTGAAAGATCATCGCCATGTCCCGGCCCCGCAGCCGCCGCACCTCCTCCTCCGGCAGACCGACCAACTGACGGCCGCCCACGGAGATCTCGCCGGTGATGGTGGCGCGCTTGGCGTCGTGCAGGCCCAGGACGGCCAGCGAGGTCACGCTCTTGCCCGAGCCGGACTCGCCGACGATGCCGAGGGTGCGACCGCGCTCGACCGCGAACGACACCCCGTCGACCGCGCGGACCACGCCGTCCTCGGTGTCGAAGCGGACCCGCAGGTCGCTCACCCGCAGATAGGGCCCTTCGCCGGAGCGCTGCTCCGGCACCTCGGGGCGGTCCGGTTTCCCGGACGGCGCCGACTCCGACCTGCCCACGACCGCCTCCCTCAGTAATGAAGAGAACCTACAACAAACTTCTGAGGGCGAAAATAAGCTACAAGACGGTAGCTGTCAGCGGGCCACAGCGTAACGAGTCAGCATCGGCCGTGAACAGCCCTCACCTGCATATTCGCGTCGGCAACTCGACGTCGTTCAACCGCGGTCACACCTCAGGTGCGACCATGGTTGCGGCGACCACGGGAGGATTCCCGCCGACAGAGGTGGAGGTGACCATGACCACGGCGGTGTTCGGCCACGACGGGCCGTGGACCGAAGAGGAGTACCTCGCCCTCGGCGAGACGCAGGATCGCGTCGAACTCTTCGACTGGAGTCTCCACGTGACCCCAGGACCTACCCCTCTTCACCAGAACATCTCCGGTGAGCTGCGTGCCGTACTTCGGGCACCCGTGCGCCAGGCCGGACTTCGCGTGCTGGAAGCGGTGAACGTTCGACTCAGGCCAGGCCGCATCCCGATCCCCGACCTTGTGATCACGAATGACGTCGACCTCCGGGTACTGGTCATCGATGCGAGCGATGTCCGGCTGGTTTGCGAGATCATCTCGCCGAGCAACGCCGCCACGGACAAGGTGCTCAAGATGCACTACTACGCCGCCGCCGGCATCGAGTGGTACCTGCTCGTCGACCAGGAGACCCTGACCATGCACCTCTACCAGCGGCGGGGCGCGCACTACGTGGAGCGATCGGTCACCAAGGCTGGCGACGCGCTGGAGCTGGTCGAGCCGGTCCGGGCCACCATTCGACCCGAGGACCTGCTCGGCTGACGGATGTCGGTCGGCTCGCCTAGGGTCGGTCGCATGACCGAGTTCGACGCGGCGAGCGCCGCCGTCCAGGCCGCCCTCGACGCGGGCGCCCGGTACGCGGACGCCCGGGTGATGCACCGCCGCTACGAGTCGATGTCGGCCCGCAACGGCGAGATCGAGGAGCTGACCCAGGACGAGAGCATCGGGCTGGGTGTCCGGGCGCTGGTCGGGTCGAGCTGGGGCTTCCACGCCGTACCCGACCTGTCGGACGCCGCGGCCCGCGACGCCGGGTGGCGCGCCGCGCGGATCGCCGCCGCGAGCGCGCGGGTCCCCGGCCCGCCCATCGACCTGGTCCCCACCGAGGCGACCACCGCGAGCTGGGCGTCCGGGTGCGAGGTGGACCCGCTCGGCGTCCCGCTCTCCGACAAGGGCGACCTGCTGGTCCGGGCCACCGGGACGATGCGGGAGCACGGCGCCGACCTGGCCGAGGGGCTCTACCAGATCTGGGACACCGCCAAGTGGTTCGTCTCCAGCGAGGGGCACCGGATCGACCAGCGGATCCGGGAGTGCGGCGGCGGCATCTCGGCCACCGCCATCGGCGACGGGGAGACGCAGCGCCGCTCCTACCCCAGCTACCGGGGCCAGTACGGCACGACCGGGTGGGAGCTGGTCACCTCGCTCGACCTGGCCGCGCACGCCGCCCGGATCGCCGAGGAGTCCCGGGAGCTGCTCACCGCCCCCGAGTGCCCGTCCGGCGAGACCGACCTGATCCTCGGCGGCGAGCAGCTCGCCCTGCAGATCCACGAGTCGGTCGGGCACGCGATCGAGCTGGACCGGATCCTCGGCTGGGAGGCCGCCTTCGCCGGCACGTCCTGGCTGGACCTCGCCCAGCTCGGCTCGCTGCGCTACGGCTCCGAGCTGATGAACGTGACCATCGACCCGACCATCCCCGGCGCGCTGGGCAGCTTCGGCTTCGACGACGAGGGCTCCCCGGCGGTCGCCCGGGACGCGGTCCGCGAGGGGCGCTGGGTGGGCGTGCTCGCCGGCCGGGACTCGGCCGCCGTCGCCGGTCTCGACTACGGCGGCAGCGTACGGGCCGACGGCTGGGCCCGGCTGCCGATGGTGCGGATGACCAACGTGGGCCTGGAGCCCGGTCCGCACACCCTGGACGAGATCGTCGCCGCCACCGACGACGGGGTGCTGATGGACGTCAACCGCTCCTGGTCGATCGACGACAAGCGGCTCAACTTCCAGTTCGGCTGCGAGATCGGCTGGGAGGTGAAGAAGGGCCGGCGCGGCCGGATGCTGCGCAACCCGACGTACACCGGCATCGGCCCGCTCTTCTGGCGCTCGATGGACATGCTCTCCTCCGAGATCGTCCCGTGGGGCACGCCGAACTGCGGGAAGGGTCAGCCCGGCCAGACCGGCCACACCGGCCACCCGGCCGCGCCGGCCCGCTTCCGCAACGTCCGGGTGGGGGTGCGCGCATGACCGGCTCCCGTGGCCGCGAGGGAAGGGACGGCGACATGACCGAGCTGGAGATCGCCGGTCAGGTGGTGGAGCTGGTCCGCCGGCTCGCCGGGCCGGACGCGCAGGCCGAGGCCCTGGTGACCCGGATCGACCTGGCCCTGACCCGGTTCGCCAACTCCTTCATCCATCAGAACGTCGCCGAGTCGGGTGTCGCGGTGCGGCTACGGCTGCACGCCGACGGGCGCACCGCGGCCGGTAGCGGCAGCCTGGTCGGCGCCGACGGGCTCCGCGCGCTGGTCGAGCGGACGCTGGCTGCGGCCCGGCTCTGCCCGCCCGACCCGGCCTGGCCGGGGCTGGCCCCGCCCGCCCCGGTCCCGCCGAGCGCCGTCTTCGACGAGTCGACCGCGTTAGCCGAGCCGGACGAGCGCGCCGCCCGGGTACGCGCCTTCGTGGACGCGGTGGGCGGGCTGGAGGCGGCCGGCTACTGCCGCACGGCGTACCGGTCCGGGGCGTTCGCCAACTCCGCCGGCCACTCGGCGGTCGGCCGCACGGCCGAGGCGGCGATGGACGGCATCGCCCGCGCCGGCGGCGCGGACGGGGTGGCCCGGCTCTGCGCCGACCGCCTCGCCGACCTCGACGGCGCGGCGCTGGGCGCCCGGGCCGCCGCGAAGGCCCGCGCCGCCGCCGACCCGGTCGAGCTGCCGCCGGGCCGGTACGAGGTGGTGCTGGAGCCGGCGGCCGTCGGCGACCTGCTGCAGAACCTCTCCTGGTACGGCTTCAACGGGAAGCGGTACAACGAGCGGCAGAGCTTCGCGGACCTGGGCGCCGCCCAGTTCGACCCGTCGGTGACCCTGGTCGACGACCCGCTGCACGGCTCGGCCCTGCCGTACGACCTGGAGGGCTCTCCCCGACGCGCGCTGACCCTGGTCGACGCCGGCACCACCATGGCTGTGGCGCACGACCGGCGCAGCGGCGCCGAGGTGGGTGTCGCGTCCACCGGTCACGGGATGCTCGGCGCGTCCACCTTCGGCCCGATCCCCCGCAACCTCCGCCTGCTCCCCGCCGCCGCTCGCGCGGTCGGCGGCGACGGCCCGGCGTCCGCCGTCGAGGCGGGCCAGAGCGGCGCGGGCGGTGACGCCTCGACGTCGGCCGGCGGGACGGGGGCCGTCGCCGACCCGGACACCGCCGCGCTGGTCGCCGGGGTGGAGCGCGGGCTGCTGGTGAGCGACTTCTGGTACACCCGGGTGCTCGACCCGAAGAGCCTGGTCATCACCGGGCTCACCCGCAACGGGGTGTGGCTGGTCGAGGACGGGGTGCCGACCAGGGCGGTCCGCGACTTCCGGTTCACCGAGGCGTACCCACGGGCACTCGGGCCGGGTGCGTTGCTGGGCGTGGGGCGGCGGGCGGTGCGGCAGCCGGACCGGATGGACGGCGTCTGGTGGGAGGCTCCGCCGCTGCGACTGGCCGCCTGGAACTTCACCGGCGGAGCCTCGGGCTGAGAGCGGTATGGTGGTCGTCGGCACGCTCGCGTGCCGGACCTCCTGACCTGGCGCCCACGCCGCCCGGCCGAGCGGGGGCGAAGGTGGCCCATTGCCATCGCGAGTTCTGCGTGTCGTTCAGGATGATCCGCCGGACGGACGCGACGCTGGCGTGGGGTACGGCGATCGCGCTGTCCAGAAGGCGTAGATCATGACCGAACGGAAGAAGCTCAAGCAGCGAATCCGGGCGCGGATGGCGGCCACCGGCGAGAGCTGGACCACCGCCCGCCGCCAGGTGCTGGCCGCCGCCGAGACATCGACGGCCCGGGCGCTCCCGTCGGGTCTCGTGCCCGGGTACCGGACCTTCGGCCCGCGCCAGCACCGCGAGTCGGGCCTGCTCGCCCACGTGCTCGAGGCCCAGGGGGTACGCGCGCCGCACACCGGTGCGCCGTACACCGAGGCGATGCTCGCGGGTCTCGGCGGCGGCGTCGGCTTCATGTACGCGGTCTTCGAGTACCGCGACCTGCCCCCGCTGCTGACCATCGTGGCGCAGCACCACCCGCAGCCCTGGGTGCCCGCCGCGCTCGACCGGCTGGGCCTGACGTACGCCGACGAGCACAGCGCGACGGCGGGCGCCGCACTCAACCGGCTCCGGGCGGCGCTGGGCGCCGGACGGCCGGTCTTCGCCACCGTCGATCGCAGCCGGCTGCCGTGGCACGGCCTCGACCCCGGGCCGGGTACCGACCCGTACCTGGTGGTGGTCGCCGGGGTCGACGGGGACATCCTGCTCCTGGACGACGAGGGTCCGCAGCCGCGTCCGCTCCCGGCAGAGGAGTTCGCCGCGGCCTGGTCGGCCCACCGCAAGGGCCGCCACCAGGGCATCACGATCGGCGACCCGCATCAGCGGGCCGATCTACCGGACGCGATCCGCGACGCCGTGGCCACGACCGTGGCGCACCTGACCGGCCCGGTCCTCGGCAACAGCTTCGACGCCAATTTCGGCTTCCGTGGCATGGCGAAGCTCGCCGAACAGCTGCGGGACGTCCGTACCCGGAGCGGGTGGGTCCGGCGCTTCGGCGCCCCCGTGCCCTTCTTCCACGGGGTACGCCGGCTGTACGAGTGCTTGGAGTTGGAGTACACGGCGCCCGGCGCGACGCGCCCGGTCTACGCCGACTTCCTCGATGAGGCCGCGCAAGTGGTCGGCAGCAGCCGGTTCGCCGAGGCCGCCGAGCTGTTCCGCCGCTCCGGTGAGCAGTGGTCGCGGCTGGCGGAACTCGCCCTGGAGACGGTGCAGGACCTCGGGGCGTACACCGAGGTGGCCGAGGAGCGCATGGCGTTGGTCTTCAGCCGGGGACGGGACGCCGAACCCGAGATCCGGAGGCTGACCCGGCGGCTGACCGAGCTGGCGGAGGAGTACGCCGCCGCCGACCCGCTCGGCGAGGCCGGCCGCCGAGCGCTGTTCGCCGCCATGGCCGACCTGGTCGAGTCCTGCCTGGAACTCGAACGGGACGCGGTGGCGGCGCTGCGCGATCTTTCCTAACGGCCGGAGATCGATCATGCTCCGGGTCTTTCCAACGTGCGGGACACACGGGACACTGCGTTGCGCGGCCGGGCCGCGAAGATCGGCGTAACGTGTGTCATTTAGCTACGCCGGTACGCCGGTGTGGTCGTTGGTGTGCGCAAGACGTGGCAGTGGACGCGGTCTCGCCGGTCCGCTGACCGGTACGGAAAGTGATCCGCCGCCCGCGAGGGCCCCGTCAGGGAGACGAACTCGAATGACATCAACGGCAACGAAGCCGCGGGGGGCGCGAGCACGCGCCGCGATCGCGGCGAAGACGTTGCGGACCGACCGCTGGTGGTTCCAGCCTCTGATCACCGTCATCGGGCTCAGCGCCTGGGTCGCGTACGCGACGGTCCGGGTCTTCATGCACAAGTGGTACTGGGTGGACACGTACCACTACCTGACCCCGTTCTACTCCCCGTGCGTGACGGACCGGTGCGTCGAGGGCTCCTCGCACTTCGGCAGCTTCCTGCCCGGCTGGTGGATCATCCCGGACGCGGCGCTGACCCTGCCGTTCCTGCTGCTGTTCCGGCTGACCTGCTACTACTACCGCAAGGCGTACTACCGGTCGTTCTGGCTGTCGCCGCCGGCCTGCGCCGTGCCGGACGGGCACCAGGCGTACGGCGGGGAGACCCGGTTCCCGCTGCTCGGCCAGAACCTGCACCGCTATTTCTTCTACGCCGCCGTGATCATCTCGCTGATCAACACGTACGACGCGATCTACGCGTTCCACTCGCCGAAGGGCTTCGGCTTCGGCTTCGGCAACCTGATCCTGCTGGCCAACGTGGTGATGCTCTGGGCATACACCATCTCCTGCCACTCCTGCCGGCACATCATCGGCGGTCGGCTCAAGCACTTCTCGAAGCACCCGGTGCGTTACCAGGCCTGGACGTTCATCTCCTGGCTGAACGTCCGGCACATGCAGCTCGCCTGGATCACCCTCGGCACCCTGGCGCTCACCGACTTCTACGTCATGGCGGTGGCGGCCGGCTGGTTCAACGACCTGCGGTTCATCAACTAGAGGCCCTGGACATGACTGAGACGCGAATCGAACGACACCACTACGACGTCGTCGTGATCGGGGCCGGCGGCGCCGGCCTGCGGGCGGCGATCGAGGCCCGGCTGGCCGGCAAGAAGACCGCGATCATCTCCAAGTCGCTGTTCGGCAAGGCGCACACGGTGATGGCCGAGGGCGGCGCGGCGGCCGCGATGGGGAACGTGAACAGCCGGGACAACTGGCAGGTGCACTTCCGCGACACCATGCGCGGCGGCAAGTTCCTCAACAACTTCCGGATGGCCGAGCTGCACGCGAAGGAGTCGCCGCAGCGGATCTGGGAGCTGGAGACGTACGGGGCGCTCTTCGACCGCACCAAGGACGGGAAGATCTCGCAGCGCAACTTCGGCGGCCACGAGTACCCGCGCCTGGCGCACGTCGGTGACCGGACCGGCCTGGAGCTGATCCGTACCCTCCAGCAGAAGATCGTCTCCCTCCAGCAGGAGGACAAGCGCGACCTCGGCGACTACGAGGCCCGGATCAAGGTCTTCTCCGAGACCACCATCACCGAGCTGCTGCTCGACGGGGAGCGGGTGGCCGGCGCGTTCGGCTACTACCGGGAGTCCGGCGAGTTCGTCCTCTTCGAGGCCCCCGCGGTGGTCCTCGCGACGGGCGGCGTCGGCCGGTCCTACAAGGTCACCTCGAACTCCTGGGAGTACACCGGGGACGGCCACGCCCTCGCGCTGCGCGCCGGGGCCACCCTGATCAACATGGAGTTCCTCCAGTTCCACCCGACCGGCATGGTCTGGCCCGTATCGGTGAAGGGCATCCTGGTCACCGAGTCGGTGCGCGGCGACGGCGGTGTGCTGAAGAACTCCGACGGCAAGCGGTTCATGTTCGACTACGTCCCCGACGTCTTCCGCAAGCAGTACGCGGACAACGAGGAGGAGGCGGACCGCTGGTACAAGGACCCGGACAACAACCGGCGTCCGCCCGAGCTGCTCCCCCGCGACGAGGTCGCCCGGGCGATCAACAGCGAGGTCAAGGCCGGTCGCGGTACGCCGGCCGGCGGCGTCTACCTGGACATCGCCTCCCGGCTGCCGGCCGAGGAGATCCGCCGCCGCCTGCCGTCGATGTACCACCAGTTCAAGGAGCTGGCCGACGTCGACATCACCAAGGAGCCGATGGAGGTCGGCCCGACCTGTCACTACGTGATGGGTGGCGTCGAGGTGGAGCCGGACTCGGGCGCCGCGTACGGCAGCGTGCGCGGGCTCTTCGCCGCGGGCGAGGTCTCCGGCGGCATGCACGGCTCGAACCGGCTCGGCGGCAACTCGCTCTCCGACCTGCTGGTCTTCGGCAAGCGGGCGGGCGGCCACGCCGCGTCGTACGCGGACCAGTTGACCTCGCGCCCGAAGGTGTCGGTCACGGCGGTGGAGAGCGCGGTGGAGACGGCGCTGGCGCCGTTGCAGCGGGACACCGGGGAGAGCCCGTACACCCTCCAGCAGGACCTCCAGGCGGTGATGGGAGATCTGGTCGGAATCATCCGGCGCGAGGGTGAGCTGGTCGACGCGCTGGCCCGGCTGGCCGAGCTGCGCGAGCGGGTGGCGAAGGTGAGCGCGGCCGGCGGCCGGCGCTACAACCCGGGCTGGCACCTGGCGCTGGACCTGCGCAACATGCTGGTGGTCTCGGAGTGCACCGCGAAGGCGGCGCTGGAGCGGCAGGAGTCGCGCGGCGGCCACACCCGGGAGGACCACCCGGCGATGGACCCGAAGTGGCGGCGGGTCAACCTGGTCTGCTCGCTGGACGGCGACACCGTCCGGCTGACCCACAAGCCGCTGCCGAAGATGCGCGGCGAGCTGATCGGCCTCTTCGACCGTAACGAGCTGTCCAAGTACCTGACCGACGAGGAGCTCGCCGAGTTCGACGCCCTCGCTGAGGAGGCGGGCAAGTAATGGGAAACAAGCGACAGTTCCGCATCTGGCGGGGCGACGAGACCGGCGGCGACCTGCAGGACTACACGGTCGAGGTCAACGAGGGCGAGGTGGTCCTCGACGTCATCCACCGGCTCCAGGCCACCGACGCACCCGACCTGGCCTGCCGGTGGAACTGCAAGGCGGGCAAGTGCGGCTCCTGCTCGATGGAGATCAACGGCAAGCCGCGGCTGAGCTGCATGACCCGGATGTCGACGTTCGAGGAGGCCGAGACGGTCACCGTCACGCCGCTGCGGACCTTCCCGGTCATCCGGGACCTGGTCACGGACGTCTCGTTCAACTACGCGAAGGCCCGGGAGACCCCGGCCTTCGCGCCGCCGGCCGACGTCGCCCCGGGCGACTACCGGATGCAGCAGGTGGACGTCGAGCGCTCGCAGGAGTTCCGCAAGTGCATCGAGTGCTTCCTCTGCCAGAACGTCTGCCACGTGATCCGCGACCACGAGGAGAACAAGCAGGCGTTCTCCGGTCCGCGGTTCTTCATCCGGGCCGCCGAGCTGGACATGCACCCGCTCGACGCGAAGACCGACCGCAAGGAGTACGCGCAGACCGAGCAGGGTCTGGGCTTCTGCAACATCACCAAGTGCTGCACCGAGGTCTGCCCCGAGCACATCAAGATCACGGACAACGGGATCATCCCCATGAAGGAGCGGGTCGTCGACCGCAGGTACGATCCCCTCGTGTGGCTTGGTAGCAAGATCTTCCGGAGGGGTCAGGTGCCTCAGACCTACGTGACCAGCGCGCAGCACGGCGGCGCGATGCACTCCAGCGCCCCCCGCGGCGGCGTGCATTCGCACGCGGGCGGCTCGCACGACCCGCAGCATGAGGAGGAGGCGCAGCGGGGCGTCAACTGGCACCGGGAGGTGCCGCACCCGACCGCCCCGGCGACCGACGCCAACGGCAGGCTGCCGCTGACGGAGCTGACCTTCGACCGTGCGGCGGCACCCTCGCCGTTCGGCGACGACGTCACCTTCCCGCTGCCGCCCGAGCACCTCAACTTCGCTCACCCGAGCCAGGACGAGCCGAAGCACTGAGCAGGACGACAACAACGAAGACGGGGGCCGCGGCATCTGCCGCCGGCCCCCGTCCCGTTTCCGCCCCGGTGTCCGCTTCCGCCGATCAGGGGGTGGCGAGCAGCGGGCGGAGGGCGGCGACGATGGGGGCGTCGGCGGGCAGCCAGGTGACGGAGTCCAGTTCGGCGGCGGTGAGCCAGCGCAGCTCCGAGTGCTCCAGGGCCTTCGGCTGGTCGCCGTGGAGCAGCCGGGCCGCGTACACCTTGAGCACCGAGCGACCGTGCGCCATCCGGACGTCGCGGCCGACCCGGTCGCCGATCTCCACGCGTACGGCGAGCTCCTCGGCGCACTCCCGGATCAGCGCGGCGGTCTCGCTCTCCCCCGGCTCGACCTTGCCACCAGGGAACTCCCACCGGCCGGCGACCTCGGGCGGCGCGGAGCGCGCGCAGGCCAGGACCCGCCCGTCCGCGATGATCGCCGCTCCGACGACGACCTTCGGCTCGCGCCGGTCGGCCTGTCCGTTTCCGCTTACCCGTTCGGTCCGCACGGGCGTCCAGCGTGCCAGATCAATCGGCGGTTTGGGTAGCGCAGCCGGCCGTCAGGCCAACAGAACACGGAAGTGTGGGCGTGGACACACCATCTGTGCGACGACAGACTAGAGGTCGTCTACGAGGACACGGGATGGCGACGATTTGGCCACAAGCCGGCAACGACGCCTGGGAGGTTCGGTGATGCGTGTGCTGTTCGGCGGCCGGGCAAAGCACGACTACCTCAGCGACGCGCTCACCCTGCTGTCCGGCTGGACCCGGGAGGGCGAGCAGATCCGCCGGACGATGGTCCTCGACGACACCCAGCACGCGGCCCTGACCGAAAGGGTCAAGGTGGTCGCGGACGCCCTGCGCCTGCGCCCCGAGATCAGCCGCCGGGCCGACCGCACCCACATCCGGGTCGGGCACGGCGACGGCGAGCCGCTGACCGAGGGCGAGGTCCTGCTGGCCGCCCGCATCGAGGACGCCTTCCGCGCAGTCACCGACTCCCCCTCCTGACCCACCTCGCCACTCCGCCCTTCCCTCCGCCGCAGGGCAGATGCCCACCACTCTCCGTGGCGGCTGAGAAAGAGCTGAACGCAATCTTGTTTCCGGCGAAGTACGCACGGGTAACTGAACCGCAGCGGGAGGGCACGAACCTCCTGTAACCGACAGATTATCTTATTACGTACTCTATTCGGGAGCTGACATGGCGACGCCCACCACTGCGAGCACGAACCGCGTGACCGACGATGTCGACCACGCGCACACCGGCCACCTCGACCGCGACGTCCGGCACCCGTACGGGCACGGCGAGGAGACCAAGCCGGCGTGGAAGACCACGGAGCTGGCCGTCTACCTGCTGTCGGTCATCGGTGTGCTGATCGCCTCGAACGCCGTCGGCGACGGCGCCGCCAACAACGGGAGCGACTACTTCGCCGCCGACAAGGCCTGGTGGTACATCACCCTGCTGACCGTCGGTTACCTGATCAGCCGCGGCCTGGCCAAGGCCGGCAGCCGCACCCGGGACGACGACCCGCGCACCAACCACTGAGCACCACGTCCTACCGGAGCCCCGCCGCGAATCCGTCGATGCGCGGCGGGGCTCCGTCGTTGGCGCGCCCTGCCTACCGTGGGACGCATGGCGAACGTGACGTACGACCGCAAGGAACAGTTCCAGCAAATCCAGAGTGGGCTCCTGGACGGCGAGCAGATCATCGCCGTCTACGACGCGGTCGGCGCGGGCACCGGATTCATCGGCCTGACCGACCGGCGGGTGATCATCCAGGACCGTTCGTTCGTCGGTAAGCGGTACGCCATCACCAGCATCCCGTATTCGAAGATCACCAGCGTCAGCGTGGTCAGCAACAAGTCATGGGCGGGTCGTTCTTCTCCACCGGCTCGATCGCCGTCCACGTCGGCGCGCACACCTACGAGGTCGAGTTCCGGGGCGCGCAGAAGAGCCACCACGTGCACAACGTGATCCTGCACTACATCTCCTGACCCCTATCCTGATCAGTCATGGCGGATCTCCACGCGCACCGGCCGCAGGACGTCGACCGGTTCATGGCCGAACTGGACCACCCGCTCAGGGCCGAGGTGGCCACGCTGCGCACGCTCATCACCGGCGTGGACGAGCGGATCACCGAGCAGATCAAGTGGAAGGCGCCGTCGTTCAGCCGGGGCGACTACATCGCCACCTTCAACTTGCGGGACCGGAAGCGGGTGC from Micromonospora kangleipakensis includes these protein-coding regions:
- a CDS encoding ABC transporter ATP-binding protein produces the protein MGRSESAPSGKPDRPEVPEQRSGEGPYLRVSDLRVRFDTEDGVVRAVDGVSFAVERGRTLGIVGESGSGKSVTSLAVLGLHDAKRATITGEISVGGRQLVGLPEEEVRRLRGRDMAMIFQDPLSALHPYYTVGRQIAEAYRVHHPRAGKREARQRAVDMLGRVGIPQPARRFDQFPHEFSGGMRQRVMIAMALVNDPDLLIADEPTTALDVTVQAQILDLLADLQAEFHSAIVLITHDLGVVSQVADEVLVMYGGRAVECGSVEQVLRRPQHPYTWGLLSSVPSLHGDADADLLPIPGNPPSLINLPSGCAFHPRCRYAGRNGDRSLTEVPELRPAGEAGHLAACHLPVEERTRLYQEDIAQVGVAR
- a CDS encoding Uma2 family endonuclease — protein: MTTAVFGHDGPWTEEEYLALGETQDRVELFDWSLHVTPGPTPLHQNISGELRAVLRAPVRQAGLRVLEAVNVRLRPGRIPIPDLVITNDVDLRVLVIDASDVRLVCEIISPSNAATDKVLKMHYYAAAGIEWYLLVDQETLTMHLYQRRGAHYVERSVTKAGDALELVEPVRATIRPEDLLG
- a CDS encoding TldD/PmbA family protein, with the translated sequence MTEFDAASAAVQAALDAGARYADARVMHRRYESMSARNGEIEELTQDESIGLGVRALVGSSWGFHAVPDLSDAAARDAGWRAARIAAASARVPGPPIDLVPTEATTASWASGCEVDPLGVPLSDKGDLLVRATGTMREHGADLAEGLYQIWDTAKWFVSSEGHRIDQRIRECGGGISATAIGDGETQRRSYPSYRGQYGTTGWELVTSLDLAAHAARIAEESRELLTAPECPSGETDLILGGEQLALQIHESVGHAIELDRILGWEAAFAGTSWLDLAQLGSLRYGSELMNVTIDPTIPGALGSFGFDDEGSPAVARDAVREGRWVGVLAGRDSAAVAGLDYGGSVRADGWARLPMVRMTNVGLEPGPHTLDEIVAATDDGVLMDVNRSWSIDDKRLNFQFGCEIGWEVKKGRRGRMLRNPTYTGIGPLFWRSMDMLSSEIVPWGTPNCGKGQPGQTGHTGHPAAPARFRNVRVGVRA
- a CDS encoding TldD/PmbA family protein; protein product: MTELEIAGQVVELVRRLAGPDAQAEALVTRIDLALTRFANSFIHQNVAESGVAVRLRLHADGRTAAGSGSLVGADGLRALVERTLAAARLCPPDPAWPGLAPPAPVPPSAVFDESTALAEPDERAARVRAFVDAVGGLEAAGYCRTAYRSGAFANSAGHSAVGRTAEAAMDGIARAGGADGVARLCADRLADLDGAALGARAAAKARAAADPVELPPGRYEVVLEPAAVGDLLQNLSWYGFNGKRYNERQSFADLGAAQFDPSVTLVDDPLHGSALPYDLEGSPRRALTLVDAGTTMAVAHDRRSGAEVGVASTGHGMLGASTFGPIPRNLRLLPAAARAVGGDGPASAVEAGQSGAGGDASTSAGGTGAVADPDTAALVAGVERGLLVSDFWYTRVLDPKSLVITGLTRNGVWLVEDGVPTRAVRDFRFTEAYPRALGPGALLGVGRRAVRQPDRMDGVWWEAPPLRLAAWNFTGGASG
- a CDS encoding BtrH N-terminal domain-containing protein; the encoded protein is MTERKKLKQRIRARMAATGESWTTARRQVLAAAETSTARALPSGLVPGYRTFGPRQHRESGLLAHVLEAQGVRAPHTGAPYTEAMLAGLGGGVGFMYAVFEYRDLPPLLTIVAQHHPQPWVPAALDRLGLTYADEHSATAGAALNRLRAALGAGRPVFATVDRSRLPWHGLDPGPGTDPYLVVVAGVDGDILLLDDEGPQPRPLPAEEFAAAWSAHRKGRHQGITIGDPHQRADLPDAIRDAVATTVAHLTGPVLGNSFDANFGFRGMAKLAEQLRDVRTRSGWVRRFGAPVPFFHGVRRLYECLELEYTAPGATRPVYADFLDEAAQVVGSSRFAEAAELFRRSGEQWSRLAELALETVQDLGAYTEVAEERMALVFSRGRDAEPEIRRLTRRLTELAEEYAAADPLGEAGRRALFAAMADLVESCLELERDAVAALRDLS
- a CDS encoding fumarate reductase/succinate dehydrogenase flavoprotein subunit, whose product is MTETRIERHHYDVVVIGAGGAGLRAAIEARLAGKKTAIISKSLFGKAHTVMAEGGAAAAMGNVNSRDNWQVHFRDTMRGGKFLNNFRMAELHAKESPQRIWELETYGALFDRTKDGKISQRNFGGHEYPRLAHVGDRTGLELIRTLQQKIVSLQQEDKRDLGDYEARIKVFSETTITELLLDGERVAGAFGYYRESGEFVLFEAPAVVLATGGVGRSYKVTSNSWEYTGDGHALALRAGATLINMEFLQFHPTGMVWPVSVKGILVTESVRGDGGVLKNSDGKRFMFDYVPDVFRKQYADNEEEADRWYKDPDNNRRPPELLPRDEVARAINSEVKAGRGTPAGGVYLDIASRLPAEEIRRRLPSMYHQFKELADVDITKEPMEVGPTCHYVMGGVEVEPDSGAAYGSVRGLFAAGEVSGGMHGSNRLGGNSLSDLLVFGKRAGGHAASYADQLTSRPKVSVTAVESAVETALAPLQRDTGESPYTLQQDLQAVMGDLVGIIRREGELVDALARLAELRERVAKVSAAGGRRYNPGWHLALDLRNMLVVSECTAKAALERQESRGGHTREDHPAMDPKWRRVNLVCSLDGDTVRLTHKPLPKMRGELIGLFDRNELSKYLTDEELAEFDALAEEAGK
- a CDS encoding succinate dehydrogenase/fumarate reductase iron-sulfur subunit codes for the protein MGNKRQFRIWRGDETGGDLQDYTVEVNEGEVVLDVIHRLQATDAPDLACRWNCKAGKCGSCSMEINGKPRLSCMTRMSTFEEAETVTVTPLRTFPVIRDLVTDVSFNYAKARETPAFAPPADVAPGDYRMQQVDVERSQEFRKCIECFLCQNVCHVIRDHEENKQAFSGPRFFIRAAELDMHPLDAKTDRKEYAQTEQGLGFCNITKCCTEVCPEHIKITDNGIIPMKERVVDRRYDPLVWLGSKIFRRGQVPQTYVTSAQHGGAMHSSAPRGGVHSHAGGSHDPQHEEEAQRGVNWHREVPHPTAPATDANGRLPLTELTFDRAAAPSPFGDDVTFPLPPEHLNFAHPSQDEPKH
- a CDS encoding (deoxy)nucleoside triphosphate pyrophosphohydrolase, whose amino-acid sequence is MRTERVSGNGQADRREPKVVVGAAIIADGRVLACARSAPPEVAGRWEFPGGKVEPGESETAALIRECAEELAVRVEIGDRVGRDVRMAHGRSVLKVYAARLLHGDQPKALEHSELRWLTAAELDSVTWLPADAPIVAALRPLLATP
- a CDS encoding 4a-hydroxytetrahydrobiopterin dehydratase, coding for MRVLFGGRAKHDYLSDALTLLSGWTREGEQIRRTMVLDDTQHAALTERVKVVADALRLRPEISRRADRTHIRVGHGDGEPLTEGEVLLAARIEDAFRAVTDSPS